The Pleuronectes platessa chromosome 22, fPlePla1.1, whole genome shotgun sequence region TTACTTACTCACACACGGACCATATAACCTGCCCTTATCCAAACTCTTGCCCCGTGCACAGACGGATAAATCCCTCCACCTTCTCCCGGCTCCACAGAATAGTCACTGAAGCATTCAGGCAGGAGATTCTCACATGTTCCCGCTGCACCTCTCTAAGGTCTCAGTTCAAACTGGCTTTTCCCAATCAAGCAAACACACGAGGCAAAGAGGATTTCTCAGTCCTTTTTCGTGATAAGATTCTTGTCTGCCTGAATAGTGCTGCTGTGTTATCATTCCTCCTTAACTCTGTCAAACCAagagttgttttgtctttgcaggACGGCTACGGAACTCTGACCACAAGAGGTCAGGCTCAACAAGCAGCGGTGACATGGATTGAACTTTGCTCCGATGCACTTTTACAGAGGGCGAAGCTGCGTTCTAGacaaaacactgtttacagACTTAAACATGCAGACCTACTTAccatgcaaacaaaaacacaaagtgcagaGTAATTCTATTTCCTTTTGTTATCTAGTTAGATTCATTAATCGCTTAAATCTTGTCctgtataaagaaaaaaaagaaaataatttaaatctcTATTTACCCATTAGTATCACATATTACGGCATTATGTGGAGCTCAcacctccaaggcccaacagtccccttgtgaaacctgatttaaatttactggatccagattttcattCATGATCCCTATTCTCTTAGAAATcgatgaaaatgtaaaacaaaatgttgtatttcGCAGTGTTTTatacaatgaaaaataaaatcctggattcACACCtcagatctggatctgcacaaaaatgGACTGGCTTCTTCCTTCGGTCATTCCCCACCCTGACAGACAGTTTCATGAAAATTGGTGAAGCTGTTTTTACATAATCACTCCCAATGATaatatgtgcatcttatgtcattctcacacacacaaacacacacaccagtgtggGGGCAGGAGCACAGAGGCAGGAGTCAGGAGTGAAAGAAGTGGGAAGATGACCATTGATTGACAAATCTGATACAAAAGACAAAGATGTGAGAAACAACCCTGTTGAATTCCACTGTACAGTAAAACTAAACTAGTGTCAGAAACTGTAAAGAGCCAGGAATCATTGAGACAGATCTGTTGTAATAAGATGTAGTTTAGGCCCCTTAACATTTATCTCAGGGCAAAATACTGAACCTGTGATCTGCTCCAAACAGTGGGGGCCTTGGACTGTAATCCTTTGAGTAGTGTGATGTGTAGAATAACTTCTTTAGTCTTTAATATATAAATCCAGTTGAGCTGTGACGTGAAAGAATGACACAACAGAATCTGTATGTATGCAGTTTATTACGTCAATATTTCAACGATTGAAACACTTGATAACATATTGGAATTAAACCCACACCACATTATAACAGTACACTTTCCCCTTCTTATATAAAAGGAtcagacaataacaataactagAAACACTCCACTttgtacatatatttttttccaatgaatgttttaaccaaatttaaagaaattcccaCTTGGTGTTCATGGGTTTCATATTCTCCAGAATGGGACGGATGGACTAGTGAGTTTGAGGTACAGGTGTAATGATGAGAGGGGCGGAGTTTCTTTCATTATAATTCCACTGTGGGCAGAAGTATGGATAAAGTTTCTCTGTAAAACAGCAGCCATTGATACAACCGATGCGTGATTTAGAGTCTACATTGTAAAAAGACACCTCACCTTTGTTGTAGTCTACAAAGACGCCCAACCTCTGAAGCTCTTCTTTCAATATTTTAGGTTTTGAGTCTaaagttgttttatattttcccTCATAAAATGAAAAGGTCCAATATCCATTTTCAACTGACGCACTTGTTTTGGTCTTTCTATCCAGCGACTCCCTGACCACGCCAATGATCCAACTTATCTTTCCTTTCACCTGCACCTCAAAGTAAAACTTCCCTGTCGTGAATCCCTCTTTTGCCAAAACCTCACAACATATATCAAATCTCTTTGGATTGTCTGTAACTTCATCCTCTTCAATGTTGTCTTCTTCTGTAACTTGTTTTCCGTCTTCGCTGATGACAAGTGAGTAAAATGCAGTGTCGGGGTCAAGGGTCAAGTCGACCGCGTGCTCTCTCATTCTCTTCATTCTGATCTCAGGAATCTCTTCCATTATTTCCTCGACTCTCTGTTTCAGCCGAGTCAGGTCTCCTCGCGTTGCCTGGAAAGACAGGTCAGGGCAGAGATCTGTGTCGGGGCAGCTCTTGTGTGGAGGTTTGGACAAGGTCTGGAAGCTCTGGAGGAAATGATAGTGATCCTCTGACTGTGACAGATGTTCCAGCTGACTGCTTCGGCTCTTGAGCTCAGTCACTTCCCTCCTCAGTTCTTTGAGAAACTCTTCACCCTTTTGCTTCATTGCACTGTGCCTCTGCTGGATCGCCTCAACTACCTCGGCCTGGCTCGCCTGAATGGACTGGATCAACTCGGTGAACACCTGCACGGTGGCTTGTTTCTCTTTTGCAGAATCTACCTGGCTGACATCGAGTAATTTTTCAACCTCAGCTATCTTCACAATGCGTGTTTGTATCAACTTCTGGATGTTTGCCTGAGCTTCGTCTTTTGTTGCCGCCACTTTTTCATATTGCTCCTCCAGGGGGACAGCGTTGTGACCCTTGTGATCGGCTTTCAAACACAGGACACAAATGAAGGCCTGCTCCTTCAAGCAGTACAGCTCTGTCATCTTGTTGTGtgtcttgcacatcctgtcgtcGAGATTCTTCACTGGCTCTAATAATGTGTGGCCTTTGAACACAGCAACTCTCCGATGCGGCTCCAGGTGTGACTCACAGAAAGAAGTCAGACAGGTCAGGCAAGATTTAACGGCCTTTTCTTTTATCTCAGAGCAGATGTCACAAAGAACGTCAACCACCGGAAGCTGTGGGCCTGGAGTTGAGGCTTTGACTTGAACCAACTTCTTAAACTCATCAGCTAACTCTGAGATGAAAGTGTTGACTTGGAGTTCAGGTCTTGTGGAGAATTCCCGTTTGCACACCGGACACTGGCAAGTGTCCCCGCTGTCCCAGTACGTGTTGATACATGTGCTGCAGAAGTTGTGCCCGCACTGGATTGAGACTGGGTCTGTGAACACGTCCAGACAGATGGAACACAGTAACCTCTCCTCTGACAGCACACAGCTGGCCGATGACATATCTGGACAAAAACATGGCAGGCAGTTATAACTCATATCTGTGCTGAATAATCTGTTAGATTTAATGaaaggttttaatttacctgtgaAGTTTGAGAGAtttaaaagcagcagcttgaaGTGACGAGCAAACTGTAACTTTCCTCGTTGAGTTTCATTTCAGCATGATGACGCTGGTGAGGGCCCCtccccctgctgctctgctccactTCCTGGTTTCATTTAACTCTTTCCACTCTGTTCACATTGGAAACTCACAAAGGATGTTTAATAAGTTGTGGCAGCGTGCTGTAAGAACAAAGGGATTTGGGCTGATTACCTTTCGTGCCATTCATGGgaaggctgtggctcagggggtagagcgggtcatccactATCAAGGAGGTTGGTGGATCGATTTCCCCACagagtgtctttgggcaagatactgaaccccacagCTCCGacagtgtgtgagaaagggctGCACATAGTGTATGAAagtgtgtgaaagggtgaagtggtcatcaggactagaaaaaCTTTATATTACCGGTgagcatttattatttcatcCTGTTTAATTCCCTTTTCACGAAATAAATCGTCTCTGTGCTGTCTTCATGTGGCACAGAACGATGCTGCTGCGTGGCCCCAACACTATGGAACACACTCCCTCCAGATTTGAATTCTGCAGTATCTGTTGAAAcctttgaaaacatattttattcacTCTGGCCTTTTGCTCACCTGCATTGAAATGTTGGAAtccatgatttttttaattattcactcttcttgtctgttttttaatgcaaagaatGGTCGTGTATTACTGAGTCACTGgtgttattttattcatgtgaagcACCGTGTGACTTTGGTCTGAGAAAGGAGCTACAGCCTATTGAATAAACTTTACTAATTTACTTACTTACTCACACACGGACCATATAACCTGCCCTTATCCAAACTCTGGCCCCGTGCACAGACGGATAAATCCCTCCACCTTCTCCCGGCTCCACAGAATAGTCACTGAAGCATTCAGGCAGGAGATTCTCACATGTTCCCGCTGCACCTCTCTAAGGTCTCAGTTCAAACTGGCTTTTCCCAATCAAGCAAACACACGAGGCAAAGAGGATTTCTCAGTCCTTTTTTCGTGATAAGATTCTTGTCTGCCTGAATAGTGCTGCTGTGTTATCATTCCTCCTTAACTCTGTGAAACCAagagttgttttgtctttgcaggACGACTACGGAACTCTGACCACAAGAGGTCAGGCTCAACAAGCAGCGGTGACATGGATTGAACTTTGCTCCGATGCACTTTTACAAAGGGCGAAGCTGCGTTCTGGacaaaacactgtttacagACTTAAACATGCAGACCTACTTAccatgcaaacaaaaacacaaagtgcagaataattatatttacatttgttatCTAGTTAGTTTCATTAATCGCTTAAATCTTGTCctgtataaagaaaaaaaaaaaaatttaaatctctATTTACCCATTAGTGTCACATATTACGGCATAATGTAGAGCTCAcacctccaaggcccaacaatccccttgtgaaacctgatttaaatttactggatccagattttcattCATGATCCCTATTCTCTTAGAaattgatgaaaatgtaaaacaaaatgttgtatttcGCAAGATTTAatacaatgaaaaataaaatcctggattcACACCtcagatctggatctgcacaaaaatgGACTGGCTTCTTCCTTCGGTCATTCCCCACCCTGACAGACAATTTCATGAAAATTGGTGAAGCTGTTTTTACATAATCAATCCCAATGATAATATGTGCATCTTGtgtcattctcacacacacaaacacacatacacaaacacacacaccagtgtaaGGGCAGGAGCACAGAGACATGAGTCAGGAGTGAAAGAAGTGGGCAGACGACCATTGATTGACAAATCTGATATCAAAGACAAAGATGTGAGAAACAACCCTGTTGAATTCCACTGTACAGTAAAACTAAACTAGTGTCAGAAACTGTAAAGAACCAGGAATCATTGAGACAGATCTGTTGTAATAAGATGTAGTTTAGGCCCCTTAACATTTATCTCAGTGCAAAATACTGAACCTGTGATCTGCTCCAAACAGTGGGGGCCTTGGACTTTAATCCTTCTAGTAATGTGATGTGTAGACGAACTTCTTCAGTCTTTAATATACAAATCCAGCTGAGCTGTGACATGAAAGAATGACACAACAGAATCTGTATATATGCAGTTTATTATGACAATATTTCAACGATCGAAACACTTGATAAAATACTTGAATTAAACCAACACCACATTATGACAGTAAAAGGATCAGCGAATAACAATTACTAGAAACACCTCACTGTGTAGataatttttttccagatttatATGGTTACCCTGTGAAATTTGACCAATGTTATTTGTCAAAAGATCTTTGATTCAAATGATAAATAATCAACAGTTTCTCATTTGTTGTTCTTTCAGGTCCCCGTGACCTTTGCCCTTTGGCAACCAGAATCGAaccagttcatccttgagtccaagtgaatgtttctgTCGAATTTGAACAAATTCCCACTTGGTGTTCATGGGTTTCATATTCTCTAGAATGGGACGGATGGACTAGTGAGTTTGAGGTACAGGTGTAATGATGAGAGGGGCGGAGTTTCTGCCATTATTATTCAGCTGAAGGCAGAAGAACGGATAAAGTTTCTCTGTAAAACAGCAGCCCGTGATACAACCGATTTGTGATTTAGAGTCTGCATTGTAAAAAGACACCTCACCTTTGTTGTAGTCTACAAAGACGCCCAACTTCTGAAGCTCTTCTTTCAATATTTCAGGTTTTGAGTATGCAGATGGTTTATATTTGCCCTCAGCCAATGAAAAGGTCCAATATCCCTTTTCAACTGACGCACTTGTGTTGGTCTTTCTATCCACCGACTCCCTGACCACGCCAACAATCCAACTAATCTTTCCTTTCACCTGCACCTCAAAGTAAAACTTCCCTGTCGTGAATCCCTCTTTTGCCAAAACCTGACAACCTATTTCAAATCTCTTTGGATTGTCGCTAACTTTGTCCTCTTCAATGTTGTCTTCTACTGTAACTTGTTTTCCTTCTTCGCTGATGACAAGTGATCTAAATGCAGTgtcggggtcaaaggtcaagtcgACCGCGTGCTCTCTCATTCTTTTCATCCTGATCTCAGGAATCTCTTCCATTATTTCCTCGACTCTCTGTTTCAGACGAGTCAGGTGTCCTCTCGTTGCCTCGAAAGACAGGTCAGGGCCGAGATCTGTGTCGGGGCAGCTCTTGTGAGGAGGTTTGGACAAGGTCTGGAAGCTCTGGAGGAAATGATAGTGatcctgtgactgtgacagatgTTCCAGCTGACTGCTTCGGCTCTTGAGCTCAGTCACTTCCCTCCTCAGTTCTTTGAGAAACTCTTCACCCTTTTGCTTTATTGCAGTGTGCCTCTGCTCGATCGCCTCAACTAGCTCAGCCTGGCTCGCCTGAATGGACTGGATCAACTCGGTGAACACCTGCACGGTggcttgtttctctttttcacaATCTACCGGGCTCACATGGAGTAATTCTTCAACCTCAGCTATCTTCTCAATCCGTGTTTGTATCAACTTCTGGATGTTTGCCTGTGCTTCGTCTTTTGTTGCAGTCACTTTTTCATATTGCTCCTCCAGGGGGACAGCGTTGTGACCCTTGTGATCGGCTTTCAAACACAGGACACAAATGAAGGCCTCCTCCTTCAAGCAGTACAGCTCGGTCATCTTGTTGTGtgtcttgcacatcctgtcgtcGAGATTCTTCACTGGCTCTAATAATGTGTGGCCTTTGAGCCCAGCAACTCTCCGATGCGGCTCCAGGTGTGACTCACAGAAAGAAGTCAGAGAGGTCAGGCAAGATTTAACGGCCTTTTCTTTTATCTCAGAGCAGATGTCACAAAGAACGTCAACCGCCGGAAGCTGTGGGCCTGGAGTTGAGGCTTTGACTTGAACCAACTTCTTAAACTCATCAGCTAACTCTGAGATGAAAGTGTTGACTCGGAGTTCAGGTCTTGTGGAGAATTTCTCATTGCACATCGGACACTGGCAAGTGTCCTTGCTGTCCCAGTACGTGTTGATACATGTGCTGCAGAAGTTGTGCCCACACTGGATTGAGACTGGGTCTGTGAACACGTCCAGACAGATGGAACACAGTAACCTCTCCTCTGACAGCAGAGAGCTGGCCGATGCCATATCTGGACAAAAACATGGCAGGCAGTTATAACTCATATCTGTGCTGAATAATCTGTTAGATTTAATGGaaggttttaatttacctgtgaAGTTTGAGAGAtttaaaagcagcagcttgaaGTGTCGAGCAAACTGTAACTTTCCTCGTTGAGTTTCATTTCAGCATGATGACGCTGGTGAGGGCCCCtccccctgctgctctgctccactTCCTGGTTTCATTTAACTCTTTCCACTCTGTTCACATTGGAAACTCACAAAGGATGTTAAATAAGTTGTGGCTGCGTGCTGTAAGAACAAAGGGATTTGGGCTGATGACCTTTCGTGCCATTCATGGgaaggctgtggctcagggggtagagcgggtcatGCACTATCAAGGAGGTTGGTGGATCGATCTCACCacaaagtgtctttgggcaagatactgaaccccacagCTCCGacagtgtgtgagaaagggctGCACATAGTGTATGAAagtgtgtgaaagggtgaagtggtcatcaggactagaaaaaCTTTATATTACCGGtgagcatttattattttatcctgTTTAATTCCCTTTTCAcgaaatacattttctctgtgCTGTCTTCATGTGGCACTGAACGATGCTGCTGCTTGGCCCCAACACTATGGAACACACTCCCTCCAGATTTGAATTCTGCAGTATCTGTTGAAGcctttgaaaacatattttattcacTCTGGCCTTTTGCTCACCTGCATTGAAATGTTGGAATCcatgctttttttaattattcagtcttcttgtctgttttttaatgcaaataATTGCTGTGTATTACTGAGTCACTGgtgttattttattcatgtgaagcACCGTGTGACTTTGGTCTGAGAAAGGAGCTATAGCCTTTTGAATAAACTTTACTAATTTACTTACTTACTCACACAAAGACCATATAACCTGCCCTTATCCAAACTCTTGCCCCGTGCACAGACGGATAAATCCCTCCACCTTCTCCCGGCTCCACAGAATAGTCACTGAAGCATTCAGGCAGGAGATTCTCACATGTTCCCGCTGCACCTCTCTAAGGTCTCAGTTCAAACTGGATTTTCCCAATCAAGCAAACACACGAGGCAAAGAGGATTTCTCAGTCCTCTTTCGTGATAAGATTCTTGTCGGCCTGAATAGTGCTGCTGTGTTATCATTCCTCCTTAACTCTGTGGAACCAagagttgttttgtctttgcaggACGGCTACAGAAGTCTGACCACAAGAGGTCAGGCTCAACAAGCAGCGGTGACATGGATTGAACTTTGCTCCGATGCACGTTTACAGAGGGCGAAGCTGCGTTCGGGacaaaacactgtttacagACTTAAACATGCAGACCTACTTAccatgcaaacaaaaacacaaagtgcgGAATAATTATATTTCCCTGGACCCTTTGTTATCTAGGTAGTTTCATTAATCGCTTAAATCGTGTCctgtataaagaaaaaagacCAAATTAAAATCTCTATTTACCCATTAGTGTCACATATTAGGGCATTTCGTAGAGCTCAcacctccaaggcccaacagtccccttgtgaaacctgatttaaattcaatagatcCAGTTTTTCATTTGAGATCTATATTCTCTgacaaatcaatgaaaatgtaaaaacaaaatgatgtaTTTCGCAATGTAgtgaaaatgcagtgaaaaataaaatcctggattcACACCACAGATCTCGATCTGCACACAAATTTACTGGCTTCCTCCTTCGGTCATTCCCATCCCTGACAGACAATATCATGAAAAATGGTGAAGCGGTTTCTAAATAATCACTCCCAATGAAAATGT contains the following coding sequences:
- the LOC128428853 gene encoding E3 ubiquitin-protein ligase TRIM39-like yields the protein MSSASCVLSEERLLCSICLDVFTDPVSIQCGHNFCSTCINTYWDSGDTCQCPVCKREFSTRPELQVNTFISELADEFKKLVQVKASTPGPQLPVVDVLCDICSEIKEKAVKSCLTCLTSFCESHLEPHRRVAVFKGHTLLEPVKNLDDRMCKTHNKMTELYCLKEQAFICVLCLKADHKGHNAVPLEEQYEKVAATKDEAQANIQKLIQTRIVKIAEVEKLLDVSQVDSAKEKQATVQVFTELIQSIQASQAEVVEAIQQRHSAMKQKGEEFLKELRREVTELKSRSSQLEHLSQSEDHYHFLQSFQTLSKPPHKSCPDTDLCPDLSFQATRGDLTRLKQRVEEIMEEIPEIRMKRMREHAVDLTLDPDTAFYSLVISEDGKQVTEEDNIEEDEVTDNPKRFDICCEVLAKEGFTTGKFYFEVQVKGKISWIIGVVRESLDRKTKTSASVENGYWTFSFYEGKYKTTLDSKPKILKEELQRLGVFVDYNKGEVSFYNVDSKSRIGCINGCCFTEKLYPYFCPQWNYNERNSAPLIITPVPQTH
- the LOC128429029 gene encoding E3 ubiquitin-protein ligase TRIM41-like gives rise to the protein MASASSLLSEERLLCSICLDVFTDPVSIQCGHNFCSTCINTYWDSKDTCQCPMCNEKFSTRPELRVNTFISELADEFKKLVQVKASTPGPQLPAVDVLCDICSEIKEKAVKSCLTSLTSFCESHLEPHRRVAGLKGHTLLEPVKNLDDRMCKTHNKMTELYCLKEEAFICVLCLKADHKGHNAVPLEEQYEKVTATKDEAQANIQKLIQTRIEKIAEVEELLHVSPVDCEKEKQATVQVFTELIQSIQASQAELVEAIEQRHTAIKQKGEEFLKELRREVTELKSRSSQLEHLSQSQDHYHFLQSFQTLSKPPHKSCPDTDLGPDLSFEATRGHLTRLKQRVEEIMEEIPEIRMKRMREHAVDLTFDPDTAFRSLVISEEGKQVTVEDNIEEDKVSDNPKRFEIGCQVLAKEGFTTGKFYFEVQVKGKISWIVGVVRESVDRKTNTSASVEKGYWTFSLAEGKYKPSAYSKPEILKEELQKLGVFVDYNKGEVSFYNADSKSQIGCITGCCFTEKLYPFFCLQLNNNGRNSAPLIITPVPQTH